The Mixophyes fleayi isolate aMixFle1 chromosome 1, aMixFle1.hap1, whole genome shotgun sequence genome includes a region encoding these proteins:
- the SF3A2 gene encoding splicing factor 3A subunit 2, which produces MDFQHRAGGKTGSGGVASSSESNRDRRERLRQLALETIDINKDPYFMKNHLGSYECKLCLTLHNNEGSYLAHTQGKKHQTNLARRAAKEAKEAPAQPAPEKVKVEVKKFVKIGRPGYKVTKQRDPEVSQQSLLFQIDYPEIAESIIPRHRFMSAYEQRIEPPDRRWQYLLMAAEPYETIAFKVPSREIDKVEGKFWTHWNRETKQFFLQFHFKMEKPPPVPTIPPTPPGVKRPPPPLLNGMPPRPPLPENMPPPPPGGMPLPPMPPGAPAPPGPPPQLPPAPGVPPPGVPPPVPPPALPPPGVPPPGVPPPPPNPAVPPPGVPPPGIPPPGIPPPGVPPPPAPGVPPPPAPGVPPPAPGVLPPGSMPPMMRPPLPNEGPTNIPPPPPTN; this is translated from the exons ATGGATTTCCAACACAGAGCTGGTGGAAAGACTGGCAGTGGTGGAGTTGCATCTTCTTCTGAAAGCAACAGGGATAGAAGGGAACGTCTCAGGCAGCTGGCCTTGGAGACCATTGACATCAACAAG GACCCCTATTTTATGAAGAATCACTTGGGCTCATATGAATGCAAGCTGTGTCTTACCCTGCACAACAATGAG GGCAGTTATCTTGCGCACACACAAGGAAAAAAACATCAGACCAATTT GGCTCGTCGTGCAGCAAAGGAGGCAAAAGAAGCACCTGCACAGCCAGCCCCAGAGAAAGTAAAGGTTGAAGTGAAGAAGTTTGTCAAGATTGGACGTCCTGGTTATAAAG TAACAAAACAGAGAGATCCTGAAGTGAGCCAACAGTCACTGCTGTTTCAG aTTGACTATCCAGAGATAGCAGAAAGCATCATTCCTAGACACCGCTTCATGTCTGCATATGAACAGAGAATTGAACCCCCAGACAGACGTTGGCAATATCTTTTGATGGCAGCAGAGCCATATGAAACTATTGCATTTAAG GTCCCAAGCAGAGAGATTGACAAGGTGGAAGGGAAGTTCTGGACACACTGGAACAGAGAAACTAAGCAG tTTTTCTTGCAGTTCCACTTTAAGATGGAGAAACCACCACCTGTACCCACAATACCCCCTACACCACCTGGTGTAAAACGGCCGCCACCGCCATTGCTGAATGGGATGCCACCTCGTCCACCCTTGCCAGAAAATATGCCACCACCGCCTCCAGGTGGAATGCCGTTGCCTCCCATGCCTCCTGGAGCACCGGCTCCCCCTGGGCCACCTCCCCAACTTCCTCCTGCCCCAGGAGTGCCACCTCCTGGTGTGCCACCACCTGTGCCACCACCAGCCTTACCTCCTCCTGGTGTTCCTCCTCCTGGTGTCCCCCCACCGCCTCCTAATCCTGCAGTACCTCCTCCTGGAGTCCCGCCCCCTGGAATTCCTCCTCCTGGTATTCCTCCACCAGGTGTACCACCACCACCGGCACCTGGAGTTCCTCCTCCTCCAGCTCCTGGTGTACCCCCTCCGGCACCTGGAGTTCTTCCACCTGGATCAATGCCCCCAATGATGAGGCCTCCTTTACCAAATGAAGGACCTACAAATATACCCCCACCACCTCCAACCAACTAA